One genomic window of Pseudomonas sp. LFM046 includes the following:
- a CDS encoding I78 family peptidase inhibitor, protein MYFKSVSFGLALAGLLLAGCSSTDKPEAPTAAPAAEESTSAAAPSDTCDSSAVASLVGKTANVALVEQAKRQSGAETARVLRPNQPITMDYNSRRLNIEVNETDVVKQFTCG, encoded by the coding sequence ATGTATTTCAAATCTGTTTCCTTCGGTCTTGCCCTGGCTGGCCTGCTCCTGGCCGGCTGCAGCTCGACTGACAAGCCCGAGGCGCCCACCGCCGCCCCGGCCGCCGAGGAAAGCACCAGCGCCGCCGCGCCTTCCGACACCTGCGACTCTTCCGCCGTAGCGTCCCTGGTGGGCAAGACCGCCAATGTCGCCCTGGTCGAGCAGGCCAAGCGCCAGTCCGGTGCAGAGACCGCGCGCGTGCTGCGTCCTAATCAGCCGATCACCATGGACTACAACTCCCGCCGCCTGAATATCGAGGTAAACGAGACTGACGTCGTCAAACAGTTCACCTGCGGGTGA
- a CDS encoding pseudouridine synthase: MSHTPSIRPSTLHLPQGPWSTVLDCLCDRFPAIPRATWLERMASGKVTDGEGTPLGPEHPYQLALRVHYFREVKDEQPIPFEEDVLHVDEHLVVADKPHFLPVMPAGEYVEETLQARLTRRLGNPHLVPLHRIDRHTAGLVLFSANPASRNLYHALFRDREIHKRYEAIAPALPGLAFPLLRETRLGKGEPFFRMQEVDGEPNTRTRLDVLERNGDLWRYDLYPITGKQHQLRVHLAALGAPICNDGFYPDLTDKGGPDDYQRPLKLLARSLAFDDPISGEHRQFESNLRLDW; this comes from the coding sequence ATGTCCCATACCCCCAGCATCCGCCCCAGCACCCTCCACCTTCCCCAGGGCCCCTGGTCCACGGTGCTGGACTGCCTCTGCGACCGCTTTCCCGCCATTCCTCGCGCGACCTGGCTCGAGCGCATGGCGAGCGGCAAGGTGACCGATGGCGAGGGCACGCCGCTCGGCCCGGAGCACCCTTATCAGCTGGCACTGCGGGTGCATTACTTCCGTGAGGTGAAGGACGAACAGCCGATTCCTTTCGAGGAGGACGTGCTGCATGTCGATGAGCACCTGGTGGTGGCCGACAAACCCCACTTCCTGCCCGTGATGCCCGCGGGCGAATACGTCGAGGAAACCCTGCAGGCGCGCCTGACCCGGCGCCTCGGCAACCCGCACCTGGTGCCGCTGCACCGCATCGACCGCCACACAGCTGGCCTGGTGCTGTTCTCCGCCAATCCGGCCAGCCGCAACCTCTACCACGCGCTGTTCCGTGACCGGGAGATCCACAAGCGCTACGAAGCCATCGCCCCGGCCTTGCCCGGCCTGGCATTCCCGCTGCTGCGGGAAACTCGCCTGGGCAAGGGCGAGCCCTTCTTCCGCATGCAGGAAGTGGACGGCGAGCCCAATACCCGCACCCGGCTCGACGTGCTGGAGCGTAACGGCGACCTCTGGCGTTACGACCTCTACCCCATCACCGGCAAGCAGCACCAGTTGCGCGTACACCTCGCCGCCCTGGGCGCGCCCATCTGCAACGACGGTTTCTACCCCGACCTGACCGACAAGGGCGGACCGGACGACTACCAGCGCCCGCTCAAGCTGCTGGCCCGCAGTCTCGCCTTCGATGACCCCATCAGCGGCGAACACCGTCAATTCGAAAGCAACCTGCGCCTGGACTGGTAA